The Tardibacter chloracetimidivorans region GTGGTTTTCATTTTGGGCGCGGCGGTGCTGCTTGCCGGGTGCAACACTTTTGAAGGCGTGGGCAAGGACGTGCAGTCGGTCGGCCGCACGGTGGAAGACGCGGCGAACTAAAGTTCGCTAGAGCCAGCCTTTTTCCCGATACCAGGCGGCGACGGCGGCCAGCCCCGCGGGCGTTTCGATCGCGGGCGACCAGAACGCCGCATCGGGGCGCCGCTCGGCGGTCGCCACCCAGTCGGGATGGCAGAAATAGCGGGCGCGGTCGAAACTGAGCTTGGGCAGTCGTCGGTTGAGCCGCGCCCAGCCGGTGTCGATCGCAGCGCCAAGCGTGAGCAGGGGGGCGGGCATCGGCAGGCTGCGTGCCTTGCGTCCCACCGCATCGGCGATGGCTGTGGCGAATTCGTGATGGCCCCAGCCGCCGGGACGGTTGTCGTCCGGCTCCAGCGTCAGGTGCGAGGGCGCTCCCGGCCCTGCGAGGAGGAGGAGCAGGTCGGCAAGGTCGTGCGCATGGATCAGCGACAGCCGCCCCGCCGGGGGCAGCAGCACCAGTCCCCGCGCCGCCATGCGGAACAGCTCCAGGCTCTCCCGGTCGCCGGGGCCATAGACGGCGGGAGGCCGCACGATCGCCCAGTCCAGCCCGCTTTCCGCCATCAGCTTTTCGCTTTCCGCCTTTGACCGGCCATAGGCCGAAAGCTCCGGCTCGCGCGCCGCAAGCGAGGAGACATGGACGAAGCGCCTGACATCGGCCGCTGCTGCGGCGGCGATCATCGATGCGGTGCCCGCCACGTTACCGGCGATGAACCCCGCCTCGTTGCGCGCGTTGATGACGCCTGCGACATGGATGACGGCGTCAGCGCCCTCGACCAGTCGCCCAAGGCTGCCCGGAAGGTCCAGCGCGCCCTCGATCCAGACGATGCCGGGCTGGGCGGGCTGCGGCTGTCGGGTCAGCGCGCGGACGGCATTGCCCTGCGCGACTGCGCGTTCGGCGAGGTGGCGTCCGACAAAGCCGGTCGCCCCGGTGATGGCGATTGTGGTCGTCACGCGGCACTGATGCCCGGTCCCGGCGCGCCGGGCAAGCGCCGAGGTCAGCCGAAGTTGCGGCGGACGACGTTCGGTTCGCCTTCGGGTTCGCTCACCAGAGCGTTCGCCTGCGCCGCCGACATGGGGTGGGAGAAGAAGAAGCCCTGCACCTGGCCGCAGCCAAGGTCGCGCACGCTTTCATATTCTTCCTCGGTCTCCGCGCCTTCGGCCGTGGTTTCCATGCCGAGGCTTCCCGCCATCGCCACGATCGCGCGGATGATGGCCACGCTTTCGTCGGAGTTCTGCGCCGCGCCGCGCACGAAGCTGCGGTCGATCTTGATCTTGGAAAAATTGGCCTTGCGCAGATAGCCCAGCGACGAATAGCCGGTGCCGAAATCGTCGAGCGCAATGCGAACGCCGATCGCCTCCAGCTGGTGCAGCGTCGCCAGCGTATAGGCGTTTTCCGCGAGGAACACGCCCTCGGTGATCTCCACCTCAAGCCGCGTCGGCGAAAGCCCGTTCTTGCTGAGCGACGAGAGGATCACCGTCGTCAGGTTCGGATTGGCGAATTGCAGCGGCGACAGGTTGATCGCCAGGCGGATATTGTCCGGCCAGTTCACCGCCTCGGCGCAGGCGGAACGGATCACCCATTCGCCGATGGAGGTGATGAGGCCCGCTTCCTCGGCGATCGGCACGAACTTGTCGGGCGGCACTTCGCCAAGGGCGGGGTGGGTCCAGCGCAGCAGCGCCTCGAATCCTTCGATCTTCTGCGTGTGGGACGCGATGATCGGCTGATAGGCAAGCGTCAGCTCGCCGTTCTTCAGTGCGGAACGCAGCTCGGTTTCCAGCTGGCGGCGTTCTTCCGCCTCGCGGTGCATCTCGGGCAGGTAGCGGCGCACCACGCCGCGTCCGGCGTCCTTGGCGCGATAAAGCGCAAGATCGGCGCTGCGGATCAGATTGTGCGCGCTTGCGCCGTCGCTTGGCCCGAAGGCGATGCCAATGCTCGCGCCGATCGACAGCTTGTGGCCGTCGATCTCGTAAGTATCCGAAAGCCGGTCGATCAGCCTTTCGCCAAGCTCGATCACCGCCTTGTCGTCGTCCGCCTCGCGCACGACGATGGCGAATTCGTCGCCGCCCAGGCGGCCGATGCGGTGGCCGTCGTCGGTCGAATCCTCGATCCGGTGGGCGACTTCGCACAAAAGCTTGTCGCCGATCTGGTGGCCCAGCGTGTCGTTGATCGACTTGAACCGGTCCAGGTCGATGAACATCAGCGCGCAGACGCGCCGCAGCCTGTGCGCGCGGATCAGCGCTTCTTCCAGCCCGTCCATCAGCAGCGCGCGGTTGGGCAGGCCGGTCAGCGCGTCATAGCGCGCCATGCGGTTGATCTTGTCTTCGGACAGCCGGGCTTCGGTGATGTCCGACCCGACGCCACGGAAGCCGCGATGAATGCCGTCCTCGTCGACGATCGGCTGGGCGGAAAGCTGCCACCAGCGCGGCTGCTCATCGATCATCACCGGCACCACCAGATCGGTGAACGGGGCCTGGCTTTCGATCTGATAGGCAAGGGTCTTGAGCGCCAGCGGCCGCATCGCCGCCTCATCGTCGCCGCCTGCGATCAATGTCACGAAATGGCGGCCGACGAGGTCGTCCGGTTCGCGCCCCAGCATGCCCGCCATGCGATCGGTCAGATGCACGAGACGGCCCTCGCTGTCGATCTGCCACAGCCAGTCGCCCTGTGCCTCTTCATATTCGCGCAGCAGCAGCGTGATGGTCGCGTTCTTGTCCTTCAGTTCGGCCTCGTCCAGCCGCGCGGCGATGAATGCGCGCGCGTGCTGCACGATCACGCTCGCCATGCAGGCGGCAAAACCGGCGACGACGGCCGCGTTGAGCAGGTTCGACTTCAGCAGCAGGCCGGTGATGAGCGCGCCCGTGAGCAGGCCAAGCTGGGTGAGGCACATCACGGGCGCGGAGAACAGCAGCACCGTGCTCGCCATCATCGCCGTGCTCACCAGAAACACGGTCAGCGCCTGGTCGGCGTTCGTCAGGTCGGTGAGGAAGATTGCCGGGATCATCCAGAGAAGATTCGGTATGGCCAGAACGGCGGTGGCCGCCCAGATGCTCTGCACCCGCGCCCGCCCGCGCGCTCCGCCAAGTTCTTCGGAACGCAGGGCATTATGGCAGGCGATGCTCGCCGCGATCACCAGCCCGCACCAGGCTGCAAGCGCCGCCACTCCATAGGCGTCGCGCAGGGTGAGCGCGAGGCAACTCGCGTAGACGATCGACATCGCCATCTTCAGCGACAGGAACTGCTGGCTCGCCTGAAGCTGCATCGCGCGCACCTGGTCCCACAGGGGGTCGCCATCGTGCGCGATCCCTAGCAGTTGCCGGAGCGAAAGCGGCCTTCTGGGCGAGGAATTGA contains the following coding sequences:
- a CDS encoding entericidin A/B family lipoprotein, with the translated sequence MKRAVVFILGAAVLLAGCNTFEGVGKDVQSVGRTVEDAAN
- a CDS encoding NAD(P)H-binding protein, which gives rise to MTTTIAITGATGFVGRHLAERAVAQGNAVRALTRQPQPAQPGIVWIEGALDLPGSLGRLVEGADAVIHVAGVINARNEAGFIAGNVAGTASMIAAAAAADVRRFVHVSSLAAREPELSAYGRSKAESEKLMAESGLDWAIVRPPAVYGPGDRESLELFRMAARGLVLLPPAGRLSLIHAHDLADLLLLLAGPGAPSHLTLEPDDNRPGGWGHHEFATAIADAVGRKARSLPMPAPLLTLGAAIDTGWARLNRRLPKLSFDRARYFCHPDWVATAERRPDAAFWSPAIETPAGLAAVAAWYREKGWL
- a CDS encoding putative bifunctional diguanylate cyclase/phosphodiesterase, with protein sequence MTQKTINSSPRRPLSLRQLLGIAHDGDPLWDQVRAMQLQASQQFLSLKMAMSIVYASCLALTLRDAYGVAALAAWCGLVIAASIACHNALRSEELGGARGRARVQSIWAATAVLAIPNLLWMIPAIFLTDLTNADQALTVFLVSTAMMASTVLLFSAPVMCLTQLGLLTGALITGLLLKSNLLNAAVVAGFAACMASVIVQHARAFIAARLDEAELKDKNATITLLLREYEEAQGDWLWQIDSEGRLVHLTDRMAGMLGREPDDLVGRHFVTLIAGGDDEAAMRPLALKTLAYQIESQAPFTDLVVPVMIDEQPRWWQLSAQPIVDEDGIHRGFRGVGSDITEARLSEDKINRMARYDALTGLPNRALLMDGLEEALIRAHRLRRVCALMFIDLDRFKSINDTLGHQIGDKLLCEVAHRIEDSTDDGHRIGRLGGDEFAIVVREADDDKAVIELGERLIDRLSDTYEIDGHKLSIGASIGIAFGPSDGASAHNLIRSADLALYRAKDAGRGVVRRYLPEMHREAEERRQLETELRSALKNGELTLAYQPIIASHTQKIEGFEALLRWTHPALGEVPPDKFVPIAEEAGLITSIGEWVIRSACAEAVNWPDNIRLAINLSPLQFANPNLTTVILSSLSKNGLSPTRLEVEITEGVFLAENAYTLATLHQLEAIGVRIALDDFGTGYSSLGYLRKANFSKIKIDRSFVRGAAQNSDESVAIIRAIVAMAGSLGMETTAEGAETEEEYESVRDLGCGQVQGFFFSHPMSAAQANALVSEPEGEPNVVRRNFG